Genomic DNA from Paenibacillus donghaensis:
ATATTTTAGCCTCATGAAATTGTACAGCGAGTTGGGCGACGATTCCGGGGTTCAGGAGCAGTATGAATTGCTGATGTCATCTCTTTGCCGTGATCTTGAAGTGCCTGTCAGCGAATTTATTTCCACTTGGTATGCCTCATGGTGCAGGAAGAAGGAGCTCCGTGCTCTTCAAAATTT
This window encodes:
- a CDS encoding bacterial transcriptional activator domain-containing protein; translation: MAILNSALRAEALPERSCLKQAYRLGQLYQERGLASEVIKLLLRIQKLQPYEEDTYFSLMKLYSELGDDSGVQEQYELLMSSLCRDLEVPVSEFISTWYASWCRKKELRALQNL